From one Pristis pectinata isolate sPriPec2 chromosome 12, sPriPec2.1.pri, whole genome shotgun sequence genomic stretch:
- the LOC127576607 gene encoding zinc finger protein 787-like, giving the protein MHQRVHAGERPFSCSTCGKEFTQLSSPMIHQRVHTGERPFTYSECGKTFPWSSNLLQHQQIHSAEKDSTCCMLNIQPSLILKSSANSQVLQVFTEVGFC; this is encoded by the coding sequence ATGCATCAGCGGGTTCAtgccggggagaggccgttctcctgctcaacgtgtgggaaagaattcactcagttatccagccCTAtgatacaccagcgagttcacactggggagagaccgtTCACCTACTCTGAGTGCGGGAAGACATTCCCTTGGTCATCTAACCTGCTGCAACACCAGCAAATTCACAGTGCGGAGAAAGATTCAACATGCTGTATGCTCAATATACAACCATCACTGATACTGAAATCCAGcgcaaattcacaagtgttgcaggtgttcacggAGGTCGGATTCTGTTGA
- the LOC127576545 gene encoding zinc finger protein 239-like isoform X2, with amino-acid sequence MMHQRVHAGESPFSCSECGKGFAQSTNLLTHQRVHTGERPFICLTCGKGFTRLSILMTHQRVHTGERPFSCSTCGKGFTQSSNLITHQRVHTGERPFSCSTCGKGFTQLSRLMIHQRVHTGERPYTCSECGKGFIRSSQLLRHQRVHTGERPFICSTCGKGFTHSSDLLKHQRVHTGEKPYTCSVCGKGFTRSSHLLTHQRVHTGERPFICSTCGKGFTQSSQLLIHQRLHTGERPYTCSECGKGFTDSSNLWRHQRVHTGEKPYTCSECGKGFTQSFHLLKHQRVHTVEKD; translated from the coding sequence ATGATGCACCAGCGAGTTCATGCAGGGGAAAGTCCATTCTCCTGctcggagtgtgggaagggctttgctcAGTCAACCAATTTGCTgacgcaccagagagttcacactggggagaggccgttcatctgcttGACGTgcgggaaaggattcactcggtTATCCATCCTGATGACAcatcagcgagttcacactggggagaggccattctcctgctcaacgtgtgggaaaggattcactcagtcatccaaTCTGATAACGCatcagcgggttcacaccggggagaggccatttTCTTGCTCAacctgtgggaaaggattcactcagttatccagaCTGAtgatacaccagcgagttcacactggggagaggccgtacacctgctccgagtgtgggaagggattcattcGGTCGTCCCAGTTACTGAGGCATCAGAGAGTTcatactggggagaggccgttcatctgctcgacgtgcgggaagggattcactcattcgtCTGACCTGTTGaaacaccagcgggttcacactggggagaagccgtataCCTGCTCTgtctgtgggaagggattcactcggtcgtcccatttgctgacacaccagagagttcacactggggagaggccgttcatctgctcgacGTGCggaaagggattcactcagtcatctcagctgctgatacaccagcggcttcacaccggggagaggccgtacacctgctccgagtgtgggaagggattcactgatTCGTCCAATTTGTGGAGACACCaacgagttcacactggggagaagccgtacacctgctctgagtgtgggaagggattcactcaatCATTCCATTTGCTGaaacaccagcgggttcacactgtggagaaagattaa